In Candidatus Thermoplasmatota archaeon, a single window of DNA contains:
- a CDS encoding bile acid:sodium symporter family protein: MSDHGLTTNVLSDVVLPIALAVITLGMGLALTGADFRRVVKMPRAVAVGLGAQLVVLPLLAALVATIFAYTVGITRDLVLGILILACCPGGATSNLVTWLARADAALSVSLTSVTSLASALTTPFAFLLLVDLLLGESAALNVSFIDMAKLVVAIVAIPILVGMQIRKRRPAFAARIEKPLRIASVALLAVLVAGIIAANASSFWALAARSVPMSLALNALALAAGWGLARALALPPAQARAISIEVGFQNGTLGIALAVTQLGSPEAAIVPGFYSLVMFVTGGALAWWWARDAARAVPVEAPAREATVEARP; the protein is encoded by the coding sequence ATGAGCGATCACGGCCTCACGACGAACGTCCTTTCCGACGTCGTCCTTCCGATCGCGCTCGCGGTCATCACGCTCGGCATGGGCCTCGCGCTCACGGGGGCGGATTTCCGTCGCGTCGTCAAGATGCCGCGCGCCGTCGCGGTCGGCCTCGGCGCGCAGCTCGTGGTCCTTCCGCTCCTCGCCGCCCTCGTCGCGACCATCTTCGCCTACACGGTCGGCATCACGCGCGACCTCGTGCTGGGCATCCTCATCCTTGCCTGCTGCCCGGGCGGGGCGACGAGCAACCTCGTCACGTGGCTCGCGCGCGCCGACGCCGCGCTCTCCGTTTCCCTTACGAGCGTGACGAGCCTCGCGAGCGCGCTCACGACGCCATTCGCGTTCTTGCTCCTCGTCGACCTCCTCCTCGGCGAATCCGCCGCGCTCAACGTCTCCTTCATCGACATGGCGAAGCTCGTCGTCGCCATCGTCGCGATCCCCATCCTCGTAGGGATGCAGATCCGCAAGCGCCGCCCCGCGTTCGCCGCGCGGATCGAAAAGCCGCTGCGCATCGCGTCCGTCGCGCTTCTCGCCGTCCTCGTCGCGGGCATCATCGCGGCGAACGCCTCGAGCTTCTGGGCGCTCGCCGCGCGGAGCGTCCCAATGTCGCTCGCGCTGAACGCGCTCGCGCTCGCGGCGGGGTGGGGCCTCGCGCGCGCCCTCGCGCTGCCGCCGGCGCAGGCGCGCGCCATCTCGATCGAGGTCGGCTTCCAGAACGGCACGCTCGGCATCGCGCTCGCGGTCACCCAGCTCGGGTCGCCCGAGGCCGCGATCGTCCCGGGTTTCTACAGCCTCGTCATGTTCGTGACGGGCGGCGCGCTCGCTTGGTGGTGGGCCCGCGACGCCGCGCGCGCGGTGCCGGTCGAGGCGCCGGCGCGCGAGGCGACGGTCGAAGCGCGGCCGTGA